In Streptomyces nojiriensis, one genomic interval encodes:
- a CDS encoding helix-turn-helix transcriptional regulator: MTVEVMGESVRGFPGRAREVAILRAVLAGERGTWCVAVTGEPGIGKSRLLTELGKLADTAGWAVRSARAAEFESHIPFGVFVNALDDRLAELGPERLALLGKQQLALLATVFPAIPATGPADLVDAERYRLHRAVRALLELAAEPSGLVLVFDDLHWADEGSVELLDHLLRHPPRARLVLALAGRPRQTSLRLWHALSRAATDGGAELLELAPLSRADAGHVMPEGLGRSRREELYRASGGNPFYLEALVRAGERGVAVGDAALHPDGAIPVAVHAVLAAELAALTPQERVVAHAAAVVGDDFEADSLARTAAMDAGSVLAALDRLAERDLVRLDGATGRFRYRHPLVRSVAYQDAGPGWRLQAHGRAASALRSRGAPPAEFARHVERSAVRGDLDAVAALTEAAEATMHTTPATSGHFLRAAIRLLPDPESATPQRLILLGRLAHVLGATGDLRQARETMHEVLRLLPAELTRIRAQTVRACATVEQILGRYTEARAMLHSEWKRVEGVDAHSAAVLLVALVAGESVEREHGQDRVAEAIAAAREVGDPMLLATALSAATLIDRRADRLDEAAALLDALPDRDLVRDIDAAFWLSWSEISADRLTAASRHMSRGLQLARASGQSHKIALLTAIRGMVHAYLGELAEAATCFDDSLESAQLTGSEELRVMALTFGCWITTWRGDLAEAIRLGKEAIVVDDQTTAMSSWRSGQAEAMLAQALLHSGDPHACIELLLTSGGGTELPAVGLRTRPLVYLMLTEAEVAAGRVAAAAAWADRAEDAARRLELPLRTAMAQQARAIATLPTDPAAAAPLAVAAAGTFGRIGVAVEAGRAHLLAATALGGSGAIDQARAHLVSARALFTRCDAQLFLPQVAREERRLNARGPRPESGAERFDLTAREVEIVNLVSDGLTNRDIGLRLHLSPKTIEVHLGRAYAKVGVSGRAALAGVWAAAARD, from the coding sequence ATGACTGTCGAAGTGATGGGGGAGTCCGTCCGCGGATTTCCCGGCCGGGCGCGAGAAGTCGCGATCCTGCGCGCGGTGCTGGCGGGCGAACGTGGCACCTGGTGCGTGGCGGTCACCGGCGAACCCGGGATCGGCAAGAGCCGGCTGCTGACGGAGCTGGGGAAGCTCGCGGACACAGCAGGATGGGCGGTCCGCAGCGCACGCGCGGCGGAGTTCGAATCCCACATCCCGTTCGGTGTGTTCGTCAACGCGCTCGACGACCGGCTCGCCGAGCTGGGCCCGGAGCGTCTCGCCCTTCTCGGGAAACAGCAGCTCGCACTTCTCGCGACCGTGTTCCCGGCGATTCCCGCCACCGGCCCCGCCGACCTGGTCGACGCGGAGCGGTACCGGCTGCACCGGGCGGTTCGGGCGTTGCTGGAGCTGGCCGCCGAGCCGTCCGGGCTGGTGCTCGTCTTCGACGATCTGCACTGGGCGGACGAGGGTTCGGTCGAGCTGCTCGACCACCTTCTGCGCCACCCGCCCCGCGCGCGGCTGGTCCTGGCACTGGCGGGCAGGCCCCGGCAGACGTCGCTGCGGCTGTGGCACGCGCTGTCCCGCGCCGCGACCGACGGAGGCGCCGAGCTGCTGGAACTCGCGCCGCTGAGCCGCGCCGATGCCGGCCACGTCATGCCGGAAGGTCTGGGCCGTTCCCGGCGGGAAGAGCTCTACCGGGCCAGTGGCGGAAACCCGTTCTACCTGGAAGCCTTGGTGCGGGCCGGTGAACGGGGTGTCGCCGTCGGCGATGCGGCGCTCCACCCCGACGGGGCGATCCCGGTGGCGGTCCACGCGGTGCTCGCCGCCGAGTTGGCCGCGCTGACCCCCCAAGAGCGGGTCGTCGCGCATGCCGCCGCGGTCGTGGGCGACGACTTCGAGGCCGATTCGCTCGCCCGGACGGCGGCCATGGACGCCGGGTCCGTGCTCGCCGCGCTCGATCGGCTCGCCGAGCGTGACCTGGTGCGGCTGGACGGCGCGACCGGCCGGTTCCGGTACCGGCATCCGCTCGTGCGCAGCGTCGCCTACCAGGACGCGGGTCCTGGCTGGCGGCTTCAGGCACACGGCCGGGCCGCTTCGGCACTCCGGAGCCGGGGCGCGCCGCCGGCCGAGTTCGCCCGGCACGTGGAGCGATCCGCCGTCCGAGGCGACCTCGACGCGGTCGCGGCGCTCACCGAGGCGGCCGAGGCGACGATGCACACCACGCCTGCGACCTCCGGGCACTTCCTGCGGGCGGCCATCCGGTTGCTCCCCGACCCGGAGTCGGCCACTCCGCAGCGCCTCATCCTGCTCGGCCGGCTGGCACACGTACTCGGCGCCACGGGCGACCTGCGGCAGGCCAGGGAGACCATGCACGAGGTGCTGCGGCTCCTGCCCGCCGAACTCACCCGGATCCGGGCACAGACAGTGCGGGCCTGTGCGACGGTGGAGCAGATCCTCGGGCGCTACACCGAGGCCAGGGCGATGCTGCACAGCGAGTGGAAACGCGTCGAAGGGGTCGACGCCCACTCGGCGGCCGTCCTGCTCGTCGCGCTCGTCGCCGGTGAAAGCGTCGAGCGCGAGCACGGACAGGACCGGGTGGCCGAGGCGATCGCGGCCGCGCGGGAAGTCGGGGATCCGATGCTGCTCGCGACGGCGCTGTCCGCCGCAACGCTCATCGACCGGCGGGCGGACCGGCTGGACGAGGCGGCCGCACTACTGGACGCGCTTCCCGACAGAGACCTGGTCCGGGACATCGATGCGGCGTTCTGGCTGAGCTGGTCGGAGATCTCCGCCGATCGGCTCACGGCGGCGAGCCGGCACATGAGCCGCGGCCTGCAACTGGCCCGCGCGAGCGGGCAGTCCCACAAGATCGCGTTGCTGACCGCGATCCGCGGCATGGTGCATGCCTACCTCGGCGAACTCGCGGAGGCGGCGACCTGCTTCGACGACAGCCTGGAGTCGGCGCAACTGACCGGCAGCGAGGAGCTGCGCGTCATGGCGTTGACCTTCGGGTGCTGGATCACCACCTGGCGCGGTGACCTGGCCGAGGCGATCCGCCTGGGCAAGGAGGCCATCGTCGTCGACGACCAGACGACGGCCATGAGTTCCTGGCGTAGCGGTCAGGCCGAGGCGATGCTGGCGCAGGCGCTGTTGCACTCGGGTGACCCGCACGCGTGCATAGAACTGCTGCTCACCAGTGGCGGTGGGACCGAGCTGCCGGCGGTGGGACTCCGCACCAGGCCATTGGTGTACCTGATGCTCACGGAGGCGGAGGTTGCGGCGGGCCGGGTCGCTGCGGCCGCGGCATGGGCCGACAGGGCGGAGGACGCGGCGCGCCGGCTCGAACTTCCGCTGCGCACCGCCATGGCACAGCAGGCCCGCGCGATCGCCACGCTGCCGACGGATCCGGCGGCAGCCGCACCGCTCGCCGTCGCCGCTGCCGGCACGTTCGGCCGGATCGGGGTGGCCGTGGAGGCCGGGCGGGCGCACCTGCTCGCCGCGACGGCGCTCGGCGGCAGCGGGGCGATCGACCAGGCCCGTGCGCACCTCGTGTCCGCCCGCGCGCTGTTCACCCGGTGTGACGCGCAACTGTTCCTGCCCCAGGTCGCGCGCGAGGAGCGGCGCCTGAACGCGCGCGGTCCCCGGCCCGAAAGCGGTGCCGAGCGGTTCGACCTGACCGCCCGCGAGGTCGAGATCGTCAACCTGGTCTCGGACGGCCTGACCAACCGGGACATCGGCCTCCGGCTGCATCTGAGTCCCAAGACCATCGAAGTCCACCTGGGCCGGGCCTACGCGAAGGTCGGCGTCTCCGGTCGGGCTGCTCTGGCCGGTGTGTGGGCCGCCGCGGCGCGCGATTGA
- a CDS encoding fibronectin type III domain-containing protein — MRRSAPTLALRLAVAGITGIAAVTGLTACSAPDTEAPPAPAGLTAQAGSATSVHVMWDAAAERDGVTGYQVFEADRLVRELPAEKTMVDITGLAPQTGYAFTVRARDAAGNLSGPGPAARVTTPAAKAEDRTAPTSPATTTARATGPRSAQVSWTAATDDTGVTAYDVYQGGVRIHTAGPGESTTALDNLRPDTVYTFTVRARDGADNSSADGPAVDVTTPPASGDGPGTAPAEFAATASPGTVTLTWTAPDTGDPTTEYELYVNGLPTTVIQFGAGAVPSGRAEHRLTVAEPAGTVWAVKLRARLPDGNWGSFSAERRITLVA; from the coding sequence GTGCGACGCAGCGCCCCCACGCTCGCCCTCCGCCTGGCCGTCGCAGGCATCACCGGCATCGCCGCCGTCACCGGCCTCACGGCCTGCTCCGCGCCCGACACCGAGGCCCCGCCCGCCCCCGCCGGGCTGACCGCCCAGGCCGGCAGCGCCACGAGCGTGCACGTCATGTGGGACGCGGCGGCCGAACGGGACGGGGTGACCGGCTACCAGGTCTTCGAAGCCGACCGCCTGGTCCGCGAACTCCCCGCCGAGAAGACCATGGTGGACATCACCGGCCTCGCCCCGCAGACCGGTTACGCCTTCACGGTCCGGGCCCGGGACGCCGCCGGGAACCTCTCCGGTCCCGGCCCGGCCGCCCGGGTGACCACCCCGGCCGCCAAGGCCGAGGACCGCACGGCCCCCACCTCGCCGGCCACCACCACCGCCCGGGCGACCGGGCCCCGGTCCGCCCAGGTGTCCTGGACGGCTGCGACCGACGACACGGGCGTCACGGCCTACGACGTCTACCAGGGCGGCGTCCGGATCCACACCGCCGGCCCGGGCGAGAGCACCACGGCCCTGGACAACCTCCGGCCGGACACCGTCTACACCTTCACCGTCCGGGCCCGCGACGGAGCGGACAACTCCTCCGCCGACGGCCCGGCGGTGGACGTGACGACCCCGCCCGCCTCCGGCGACGGCCCCGGCACGGCCCCCGCCGAATTCGCCGCGACCGCCTCCCCGGGCACCGTCACGCTGACCTGGACCGCCCCGGACACCGGCGACCCCACCACCGAGTACGAGCTGTACGTCAACGGACTGCCCACGACCGTCATCCAGTTCGGCGCGGGTGCCGTGCCCAGCGGCCGGGCGGAGCACCGGCTCACGGTGGCCGAACCCGCCGGCACGGTCTGGGCCGTGAAACTGCGGGCCAGGCTCCCCGACGGCAACTGGGGATCCTTCTCCGCGGAGCGGCGGATCACACTCGTCGCATGA
- a CDS encoding ATP-binding protein, which produces MFGEYSFNDNQAGSAAGDPGPAPCPAPGNLPPEPASFVGRERELELLDGLLHERRLVTLTGVGGVGKSRLALRAVAAARQVRPDGVWWVELSPLRDPSLLTATVAHTVGLADHSPRPPDEELCAWMADKELLLVLDTCEHLVADCRHLVGELLQSAPGLTVLVTSREPLGMPTEEVVTVRPLPCEGPDSDALTLFRARALAATPRAAAVFADPARTAVAAEVCRRLDGIPLALELAGARLRLWTLEHMAERIGARLDVLSDARAALPRRHQTMRTTIGWSHELCEPLERLLWARLSVFTGDFDTAAARAVCSGGPLHAARVERVLAGLAAKSVVLRIEERGTGARYRMLDTIREYGQDWLDELGEVEIVTDRHAHWYAALSQAAERGWMGPGQVDWYRRITAEHAQLRTALEHLIAADPTAALEMAGVLWFYWFACGHVHEGRGFLERALRAAPRTGAAYNQAVWALGLTMLLQGDMDAARQLGDECTRDAARLADPERELRAAYLAAASVLMPGDPVRALRLAGPRARAGHGGRTSGTGWLLCKLATSYSLCDLRRFDEATEEAQSLREACAELGERWLRAYADYILAVAALGLGDHGEAARHVRAMLSGKRLLGDRFGIALGLDLLAAAVAGLGDGELAARLLGTAHAWWRTVGRPQMGSPSLTALRDQGERQARAAIGDAAYEAAFLGGAAAPTG; this is translated from the coding sequence GTGTTCGGTGAGTACTCGTTCAATGACAATCAGGCAGGATCCGCGGCCGGCGATCCCGGACCGGCCCCCTGCCCGGCCCCCGGCAACCTGCCTCCGGAACCTGCGAGCTTCGTCGGCCGGGAGCGCGAACTGGAGCTGCTCGACGGCCTGTTGCACGAACGAAGACTGGTCACCCTCACGGGGGTGGGCGGCGTCGGCAAGTCACGGCTCGCCCTTCGGGCCGTCGCCGCCGCCCGCCAGGTTCGCCCCGACGGAGTCTGGTGGGTGGAGCTGTCGCCCCTGCGCGACCCGAGCCTGCTCACGGCCACCGTCGCCCACACCGTCGGCCTCGCCGACCACTCCCCGCGCCCTCCCGACGAGGAGCTGTGCGCATGGATGGCCGACAAGGAGCTGCTCCTGGTGCTGGACACCTGCGAGCACCTGGTGGCCGACTGCCGCCATCTGGTCGGCGAACTCCTGCAGTCCGCGCCCGGCTTGACGGTCCTGGTCACCTCCCGCGAGCCGCTCGGCATGCCGACCGAGGAGGTCGTCACGGTCCGGCCGCTGCCCTGCGAGGGGCCCGACAGCGATGCCCTCACGCTCTTCCGGGCGCGCGCCCTGGCCGCCACCCCGCGGGCGGCGGCCGTCTTCGCCGACCCCGCGCGGACCGCCGTCGCCGCCGAGGTGTGCCGGCGCCTGGACGGCATCCCGCTCGCGCTGGAACTCGCGGGCGCGCGGCTGCGGTTGTGGACGCTGGAGCACATGGCCGAGCGGATCGGCGCACGCCTCGATGTGCTGTCCGACGCCCGGGCCGCGCTGCCGCGCCGGCACCAGACGATGCGGACCACGATCGGCTGGTCCCACGAACTGTGCGAGCCGCTGGAACGGCTGCTGTGGGCCCGGCTCTCGGTCTTCACCGGCGACTTCGACACCGCCGCGGCGCGCGCCGTCTGCTCGGGCGGGCCGCTGCACGCCGCCCGGGTGGAGCGCGTACTGGCGGGCCTCGCCGCCAAGTCCGTGGTCCTGCGCATCGAGGAGCGCGGTACCGGGGCCCGCTACCGGATGCTGGACACGATCCGCGAGTACGGACAGGACTGGCTGGACGAGCTCGGCGAGGTCGAGATCGTCACCGACCGGCACGCCCACTGGTACGCGGCGCTCTCCCAGGCCGCCGAACGGGGCTGGATGGGCCCGGGGCAGGTGGACTGGTACCGCAGGATCACCGCCGAACACGCCCAGCTGCGTACCGCCTTGGAGCACCTGATCGCCGCCGACCCGACCGCGGCGCTGGAGATGGCCGGGGTCCTGTGGTTCTACTGGTTCGCGTGCGGGCACGTGCACGAGGGCCGCGGCTTCCTGGAACGGGCCCTGCGGGCCGCTCCGCGCACGGGGGCCGCGTACAACCAGGCCGTGTGGGCCCTCGGACTCACCATGCTGCTCCAGGGCGACATGGACGCGGCGCGGCAGCTCGGCGACGAATGCACGCGGGACGCGGCCCGGCTCGCGGACCCCGAGCGGGAGCTGCGCGCGGCCTATCTGGCGGCCGCGTCCGTCCTCATGCCCGGCGACCCCGTACGGGCCCTGCGGCTGGCCGGTCCCCGGGCCCGGGCGGGCCACGGCGGGCGGACCAGCGGCACGGGCTGGCTCCTGTGCAAGCTGGCCACCAGCTACTCGCTGTGCGACCTGCGGCGCTTCGACGAGGCGACCGAGGAGGCACAGTCCCTGCGGGAGGCCTGCGCGGAGCTGGGCGAGCGCTGGCTGCGGGCGTACGCGGACTACATCCTGGCGGTGGCGGCACTGGGCCTGGGGGACCACGGCGAGGCCGCCCGGCACGTCCGGGCCATGCTCTCGGGGAAACGACTGCTCGGCGACCGCTTCGGCATCGCGCTCGGCCTGGACCTGCTGGCCGCGGCGGTGGCCGGGCTGGGCGACGGGGAACTCGCGGCGCGGCTCCTCGGCACCGCGCACGCCTGGTGGCGCACGGTGGGCCGGCCGCAGATGGGCTCGCCCTCACTGACGGCCCTGCGGGACCAGGGCGAGCGGCAGGCCCGCGCGGCGATCGGAGACGCCGCCTACGAGGCGGCGTTCCTGGGCGGCGCGGCTGCGCCCACCGGCTGA
- a CDS encoding DUF5999 family protein produces the protein MCSHQPPCPTADSADHDAARIVASHPEQGWSLLCNGVVVFDDTGELLPDSRTVEPRRPALV, from the coding sequence ATGTGCTCCCACCAGCCACCCTGCCCTACCGCCGACAGCGCCGATCACGACGCCGCCCGCATTGTGGCCTCTCACCCTGAACAGGGCTGGAGCCTGCTGTGCAACGGGGTCGTCGTGTTCGACGACACCGGTGAACTGCTCCCCGACAGCCGCACGGTGGAACCCCGCCGCCCGGCCCTGGTCTGA
- a CDS encoding SRPBCC family protein, whose translation MPAIRIVHRTSLAPVEAWPKLTDWERHGAQVPLTRTIMETAPPTRVGTIFTARTGVSRITFDDRMEVVEWRPPAEDLPGLVRLEKRGRSVTGWAEIEIRPLAAGGAEIHWREELRLRGLPRALDPVVAAAGRLLFGRALARLLRP comes from the coding sequence ATGCCCGCTATTCGGATCGTTCACCGCACGTCTTTGGCACCGGTCGAGGCGTGGCCGAAGCTCACGGACTGGGAGCGCCACGGTGCGCAGGTCCCGCTCACCCGGACGATCATGGAGACGGCACCCCCGACCCGCGTCGGAACGATCTTCACGGCGCGGACGGGCGTGAGCAGGATCACATTCGACGATCGCATGGAGGTCGTCGAATGGCGACCCCCTGCGGAGGATCTGCCGGGACTGGTCCGGCTGGAGAAGCGCGGCCGGTCGGTGACGGGCTGGGCGGAGATCGAGATCCGCCCCCTCGCCGCGGGCGGCGCGGAGATCCACTGGCGGGAGGAGCTGCGCCTGCGCGGCCTCCCCCGCGCCCTGGATCCCGTGGTCGCGGCGGCGGGCCGGCTCCTCTTCGGCCGGGCCCTCGCACGCCTGCTGCGGCCTTAG
- a CDS encoding LppU/SCO3897 family protein — MATPPQPQQQGAGPYNPYAAPVPQQGGPAGPGHAGPQPYGAYGAYGAHPEPGRYGCRLCGAWPAAHATVRGHQGLILLMRFLSLRGPFCRDCGLATYRRMSSDTLWQGWWGPLSVFITPVTLLMNLGPRASFRKLAPPAGGFRPALDPGKPMWRRAPVLLFLAPVLLVLLGIPALIGVALLVGDGTPTLSVGQCVGNEWDGDRLRLHVRDCGSPRAEYRVSKRLESSGDRCAPLDRVAGAEYGPDGSTLTCLTPLPR; from the coding sequence GTGGCCACTCCGCCACAGCCGCAGCAGCAGGGCGCCGGCCCGTACAACCCCTACGCCGCGCCCGTCCCGCAGCAGGGCGGCCCGGCCGGCCCCGGGCATGCCGGACCGCAGCCCTACGGCGCGTACGGCGCGTACGGCGCGCACCCCGAGCCGGGCCGGTACGGCTGCCGCCTGTGCGGGGCCTGGCCCGCCGCGCACGCGACCGTACGCGGCCACCAGGGCCTGATCCTGCTGATGCGGTTCCTGAGCCTGCGCGGACCGTTCTGCCGCGACTGCGGCCTCGCCACCTACCGCCGCATGTCCTCGGACACCCTGTGGCAAGGCTGGTGGGGGCCGCTGTCCGTCTTCATCACGCCCGTGACCCTGCTGATGAACCTCGGCCCGCGGGCGTCCTTCCGCAAGCTCGCTCCCCCGGCGGGCGGCTTCCGGCCCGCCCTCGACCCGGGCAAGCCGATGTGGCGCCGGGCCCCGGTCCTGCTGTTCCTCGCACCGGTGCTGCTCGTCCTGCTGGGGATCCCCGCACTGATCGGGGTCGCCCTGCTCGTCGGTGACGGCACGCCGACCCTGTCGGTGGGCCAGTGCGTCGGCAACGAGTGGGACGGGGACCGGCTGCGGCTGCACGTGCGGGACTGCGGTTCGCCGCGCGCCGAGTACCGCGTCAGCAAGCGCCTCGAGTCGTCCGGCGACCGGTGCGCCCCGCTCGACCGGGTCGCCGGCGCCGAGTACGGCCCGGACGGCTCCACGCTCACCTGCCTCACTCCCCTGCCCCGGTGA
- a CDS encoding acyl-CoA dehydrogenase family protein, which yields MAEFTMELNDDQKQVRDWIHGFAADVMRPAAAEWDEREETPWPVIQEAAKVGIYSLDFYAQQFFDPTGLGIPMAMEELFWGDAGIALSIVGTGLAAIGVVANGTEEQIGTWIPQMYGTPDDVKVAAFCSSEPDAGSDVGSMRTRAVYDQAKDEWVLNGTKTWATNGGIANVHIVVAVVDPALGTKGHASFIVPPNTPGLSQGQKFKKHGIRASHTAEVVLEDVRIPGSCLLGGKEKLDERLARAHERARSGGGERVKNAAMATFEASRPAVGAMAVGTARAAYEVALDYAKTRTQFGRPIIDNQGVAFQLADMRTQIDAARLLVWRASWMAVAGRPFESAEGSMSKLFASEVAKKVTAQAVQILGGNGFTREYPVERMHRDSAIYTIFEGTSEIQRLVIARTISGMPIR from the coding sequence ATGGCGGAGTTCACCATGGAGCTCAACGACGACCAGAAGCAGGTACGGGACTGGATCCACGGCTTCGCCGCCGATGTGATGCGTCCCGCGGCCGCGGAATGGGACGAGCGCGAAGAGACTCCCTGGCCCGTCATCCAGGAGGCCGCCAAGGTCGGCATCTACTCGCTGGACTTCTACGCCCAGCAGTTCTTCGACCCGACCGGGCTCGGCATCCCGATGGCGATGGAGGAGCTCTTCTGGGGTGATGCGGGCATCGCGCTGTCCATCGTCGGCACCGGACTCGCGGCCATCGGCGTCGTCGCCAACGGCACCGAGGAGCAGATCGGCACCTGGATCCCGCAGATGTACGGGACCCCCGACGACGTGAAGGTGGCCGCCTTCTGCTCCTCCGAGCCGGACGCCGGCTCGGACGTCGGCTCGATGCGCACCCGGGCGGTCTACGACCAGGCCAAGGACGAATGGGTGCTCAACGGCACCAAGACCTGGGCGACGAACGGCGGCATCGCCAACGTCCACATCGTGGTCGCGGTCGTCGATCCCGCGCTGGGGACCAAGGGGCACGCCTCCTTCATCGTCCCGCCGAACACCCCCGGCCTGTCCCAGGGCCAGAAGTTCAAGAAGCACGGCATCCGCGCCTCGCACACGGCCGAGGTGGTGCTGGAAGACGTGCGGATCCCCGGCTCCTGCCTGCTCGGCGGCAAGGAGAAGCTGGACGAGCGCCTCGCGCGGGCCCACGAGCGCGCCCGCAGCGGCGGCGGCGAGCGCGTGAAGAACGCGGCCATGGCCACCTTCGAGGCCTCCCGGCCGGCGGTCGGCGCGATGGCCGTCGGTACCGCGCGCGCGGCGTACGAGGTGGCCCTCGACTACGCGAAGACCCGTACCCAGTTCGGCCGCCCGATCATCGACAACCAGGGCGTGGCCTTCCAGCTCGCCGACATGCGGACGCAGATCGACGCGGCCCGGCTGCTGGTGTGGCGGGCGTCCTGGATGGCGGTGGCGGGCCGGCCGTTCGAGTCGGCGGAGGGCTCGATGTCGAAGCTCTTCGCGAGCGAGGTCGCCAAGAAGGTCACCGCCCAGGCGGTCCAGATCCTCGGCGGCAACGGCTTCACCCGTGAGTACCCGGTGGAGCGCATGCACCGGGACAGCGCCATCTACACGATCTTCGAGGGCACCAGCGAGATCCAGCGCCTGGTGATCGCCCGCACGATCTCCGGCATGCCGATCCGCTGA
- a CDS encoding TetR family transcriptional regulator → METTQQAGEPGAAERRRRELLEAADRVVLRDGPKASMNAIAAEAGITKPILYRHFGDKAGLYQALAVRHTDALLDSLRAALDAPAERRRRVEATLDTYLAAIEARPQVYRFLMHPAEDSHSAERGFDVGLHSAPLLRRLGEELAEVIGERVDLGPGGERLARIWGHGIVGMMHAAGDWWLGERPCERADLVAGLTDLLWGRLATAGNRKDGPGF, encoded by the coding sequence ATGGAGACCACTCAGCAGGCCGGCGAGCCGGGAGCGGCCGAACGCCGCCGGCGGGAGCTGCTCGAAGCCGCCGACCGGGTCGTGCTCAGGGACGGCCCCAAAGCCTCCATGAACGCGATCGCGGCAGAGGCCGGCATCACCAAGCCCATCCTCTACCGGCACTTCGGGGACAAGGCGGGCCTCTACCAGGCCCTCGCCGTCCGCCACACCGACGCCCTGCTCGACTCGCTGCGGGCCGCACTCGACGCCCCTGCCGAGCGGCGCCGCCGGGTGGAGGCGACCCTCGACACCTATCTTGCCGCCATCGAGGCCCGCCCGCAGGTCTACCGCTTCCTCATGCACCCGGCCGAGGACTCCCACAGCGCCGAACGCGGCTTCGACGTCGGCCTGCACTCGGCCCCGCTGCTGCGCCGGCTCGGCGAGGAGCTGGCCGAGGTGATCGGCGAACGGGTGGACCTCGGCCCGGGGGGCGAGCGCCTCGCCCGGATCTGGGGCCACGGCATCGTCGGCATGATGCACGCGGCCGGCGACTGGTGGCTGGGCGAACGCCCCTGCGAGCGCGCGGACCTGGTCGCGGGCCTCACGGACCTGCTCTGGGGCCGCCTGGCCACCGCCGGCAACCGCAAGGACGGCCCGGGCTTCTAG
- the def gene encoding peptide deformylase encodes MRQRPIPGTAGLVRTMSLLGDPVLHSACAEVTEFGPELDRLIEDMFATMYAAEGVGLAANQIGVGQRVFVYDCPDDEDVRHVGHIVNPRLVTADGDEFLGPEGCLSLPGLEAGTVRYDHAVVEGVTSDGAAVKIDGTGFFARCLQHECDHLDGTVYADRVTGLRASRLRRAIRKTTWGAEALRG; translated from the coding sequence ATGCGACAGCGCCCCATTCCCGGTACCGCCGGCCTCGTCCGCACCATGAGCCTGCTCGGCGATCCGGTGCTCCACTCCGCGTGCGCGGAAGTCACCGAATTCGGCCCGGAACTCGACCGGCTCATCGAGGACATGTTCGCCACGATGTACGCCGCCGAGGGTGTCGGGCTCGCCGCGAACCAGATCGGCGTCGGACAGCGGGTGTTCGTCTACGACTGCCCCGACGACGAGGACGTCCGCCACGTCGGGCACATCGTCAACCCGCGGCTGGTGACGGCCGACGGGGACGAGTTCCTGGGGCCGGAGGGGTGCCTGTCCCTGCCGGGGCTGGAGGCGGGGACGGTCCGCTACGACCACGCGGTGGTGGAAGGCGTCACGTCGGACGGGGCCGCCGTCAAGATCGACGGGACGGGGTTCTTCGCGCGGTGCCTGCAGCACGAGTGCGACCACCTCGACGGGACGGTGTACGCGGACCGCGTGACGGGCCTGCGCGCCAGTCGCCTGCGGCGCGCCATCCGGAAGACCACCTGGGGAGCGGAGGCGCTGCGCGGCTAG